The genomic stretch TACATAGAAAcatccaaaaaggaaaaaaaaaatcctacaaaacTCATATGGACAAAATATAGCTGAGAGTTAGCGCCGGGGTACAAATCCTATGGTTATGTACTATGCAAGGAGAAAAGTGTCTCAGCAAAATTAAAGGAGAATGGATTGCTGGGAGGGACTTCATTTCACCAACAAATAAAAAACGAAGAGGCATAAAGTtcaagcaggaaaggaaaacatggGTATTCTTCTGTAGCACTGAGTGCTCAAGTGAATTGGGTGACATAGATAGGAATCTTACCATCTCCATTCACATCAATTTTATTAAAGACTCGATTGGTGAACTCTTCTGCACTAGTTTCATGGTCACCACCATTGATAGCTCGAATAGcctaaaaaaaagaacaaggatgGGAAGGTGACCTGGAACAACAGACTGATGCTACTGCAGCCTGTCAGAGGAGATCCAGCGCATGGGAGTCCTGCCTGGCACCCTCCTCACGCAAAAACGCACCAGCACCACgggaaaacagagcagaaatcCTGAGGCCTTACAGTTGGCACCGAAGGGTACAAAGGGAGCACGGTTCTGAAGCCAGGAATGGACAATAAAACCCAGAGGACTCCCCTAAATCTGCTCAGGTGGTGCTTATGTACTATAGAAATAGCAGAATCCAGGCCAGTTTCCCAGATCAAACTCGTCTGACTTCAGCCATCTGCAAGCTGGATCCACAAGTCTAAGCTGACCATCTGTGTTTCCTTTAAACTGAATGAGCAGACACGTTTCCAGAGAGCAATTTGCTCCATCCTGAGAACTGTCAGAGAGGTATCATGAACGTCTCTCCACAGGTGCCCATTTTTATCCACGTTCTGCAGTGGAACCTCGCCAACTCTAAAACTGGACTATCATCTTGCAGGCGTGAAGTGGAGAAAGGATAAATCACACCTTCAGAAACCAACAGGTTAAAGGTAAAAGCTTCAGTTTTACCTGTGAAGCACTGGGTACAAAAGACAAAGCCCTGTGAGATCTCATGCTCCACACAGAAAATCTTGTTGAATAACAATTCATGTTACTTAGTGTAATCGCTAATGTTAATCCATTTTTACAGTGGTCTGCGCATGAACTGGTTaacaaaggaaaatggaaaactagACTTTCTGTGTGTATCTTCCCAGATTCCTCTGTAGCTAAACATAATACAAAGACACGATTTAACTTCCTTACTTGCCTTGTTCTTTTGATGGCTTCTAGTACCCTATGGTCCACCGAGCCCCATAATCCCATCAAACGCTCTCTCCATTTGACATCCTGATAATCCCTTCGTTATATGTTGTAGTCATTTATTTCTCACATCTCTGCTTGCTTTCCCTGTTTTCAACTTAAATGCTGCTCCCTGTGTGTCCTGCCTCTCCCTAAAGCTCCTTGGAGATTCATTTTCAACTTAAGAACATTTAAGTATTATTCACTACCATTTGTCCTATTCATTACTATATAGacagggttttcttttcttttccatgccCAATTCTTTCGTTTGTTTAAGGATGGCCATGAAATATGTGATTCCAGAGCCATCATATTGATTCTAAGACTATTAACTTTTTAGCTTTTATCTTTGGATATTTAATAAGTTTGTTTATTCTTTCTCAAATGTCCTTCTACTAAAACTCAGTATTGCCTCAGCACCCTCCTAAGGCCCCCAGCAAAGAGACTGAACTGTACCTACAGAATGTGAAGGGCAGTAAATTGACCACCACCAATTATCACCCACAGGACTAGTTTCCCAAGAGTTGTGTGTGTTGAACAGTTACTACCTGTTGCTGCACTGTGATGTCTGACTATTTCTTTCACAAGTCATTTGTCGGAGGCTGCATATTATTACAGTTATTATTGACTTTTTTTGTCTCTGATCTCTTTCAATGTCCTGCACTAAAACTCATATCCACATGAGGAATCCATTACTACAGTCTTATAAGTGGCTTTATTTGTGGACAACCCTGATTTCCAATCCTATCAAATCCATTTTCTGACCGTCCTTATTCAGAAATGCAAATTATTTAGGGTCATTGAATCTTTCCTGCGTTCTTGTAGTTTCCCAATCTCTGTGGAGTAATCTGACCTTCCAGAATAAGTCATTCTGAGATATTCATGTGGTCCTATTTATGTCTGTAATTCCAACATCTCCCATAACAGCTATTTGCACTCAGTCTTTTCTACTGGCAGTCATACTTCTGCCACCTATTTAGCAGAGTCAGAAATGTATTATTACATTGCAGAGACTGCAGCTGACAGTCACGGAGTGTGAAATCTGGGAAAGTTCAGGGTAGGTCCTGGACGAGTAAAACAATTTTACAGAATTATCTGTGCTGTAGCATATGTTATGGTGGTAGCGAAAAGTCTATCAAGCCTGCTGACTGAACCATGTGGCTGTGGGGAAacctgctaaaagaaaaaaatgctgttatggCAGGTATCATCCATGATCATCCACGCGGGAAATAGTGGAAGTCTCAGCCGTGAGGTGGGATTTGTCTttaaggaaagaggaaggaacacAGACCCCTGGAGACTCACCTTAATGATGTTGAGTAATTCGTGTCGATCGATGCAGCCGTTGCCATCCACATCATAGAGTTTGAAATACCACCGCAGTTTCTGTTCCATCTTCCCACGGAGAACGAGGCTGAGGGCAGCCACGTATTCCATGAAGTCAATATATCCATCCTGTGGGAAAACGAAAACCAAATTGTGACAGGAACAAAGCGAGGGAGTTATGGCTCTAGAAGTGCTTTACCTTTTTGCTCTTTAGATCCACAGCTGAAGGAGATATAACCAGTCCTCCTTCGAAATGCATGGCACAGAGGCTTGGCTTTAGGGAAAAGCTTGGAAATGGCATGTTCAGCTGTTTAGCGAGCACACACTGTATTTTGGCTACCTTTAAGATCTCCAAAATTCCTGGATTTCTGCAGTTCTGATTTTAGAGCACTCTGTTCGCCACTCGCAGAAATGAAACCTGTCCCTCCTCACGGCCAGCGTGAATGAACCCTCCCGCTCTGCCCACCCGAGCTGACTGACTAGGGCCTGTTCGGGAAGAAAACTGATCCAGAGCCCTGGCTTGGAAGAAGAGTGGACGATAACTCCACCTTAGGTTTTCTGTGCTAGCCTGTTCTGTCTCTGTGGGAAAGTACTGCTCTTTCAATAAGCCATAGATCTGTTCTCCATTCTCTAAAAAAGGAGTAactgaacatatttttaaaaggcatgcAATATGACATGACAGCTGGAGAAAgtgttctgtatttgtttttttaaacctttaaTTTATTGAATTTATGAAGAAACTCGAGAAGCTCTTGGTTCCTTTGCAAGAAAAATGCTAGATACTAAAGACTCATAATGTAGGGGAAAAGACTTAATATTGACTAAAATCTAAAGCAGATAAATAGAAACAACAAATAAAGTACATATGTCCACTGATGATTCTGAATAACTACTTCAACACCTTACAAAGGGAAACAAACTTCCATTTACTGAGGAATTCAAACAAGATCAGATGCCTTTCTGAAACATATGTAAAAGGCAAAGGTAGCTGGACTAGCAGAGCACTACTGTTGGACAGCGAGgatcacagtattttaaaatatttttttcaggatCATGGCAGTACTCCCACTATGTGAGATTTTTCATTATTAGGGTGAGCGAAGTACCAGGAAATACAGACGAACAGTGTTAAACATGGGAAGGAGGGGCATGACGGCAATGTATAAAATAACTATTGAAAAATTGTCCTCTTTGCCCTCAGCAGAGTTCTCAGAATCTGAAGGTCCAGAGGACAGATGATCCCATCCGTCTTAGACACCTGTATTACTGCAGGGTGACTCTTCCTCCTGGTGCTCTCGTTCCTTGCCATTGATTATGAAAGGAGCTGAGATTAAGTGGCTAACTATTAACAGGCTAAAATTAACTGATGTAGGTCCACCTCCCCTGGCTGCCATACTCTTACTTCATTCCTCTTGAGATTACTCCTGCTTTATTTGATAGATCAGCTTTTTGTCTTAGTGTGAACAGATCTGAATATTATAGATCAGCTTTTTATCTTAGTGTGAACAAATCTGAATTTGAGAGTTGCCTTAAAGCATTTACTGCATAACCTGGAGCTCACACAAGCACTTTGAAATGCATAACAGCCCTTAACAATTTTTAAAGTCCTTAAATATCTCAAAAaatgacagagagaaagaaaaagcttctccAAGCAATGTAAACATTTTGGTTTAACTGGTAAAACTTTGCTTCTTATGACTATCATCATCCTGGGCAAAGTTGTGGACTGagagctttagggagaggaagaagatttTTTGAGATTTGCAGCCATTACATCCATCACGAGACCTCGGCTACCCTAACGGAGCCTGGGTGCTCCTGTCTTACCATTAAACATTCCGTAATATTCCTTAGCACTCCTTAACTCTTCACACCTTCTCACGTGTTGTCCCAGTGACCTGTGATTTCCCACCCATATCACTTGTCCTCCCTGACTCACAGACATGTGCTGCTTCTCGTTTCAGAACCCTGGAGCAGAGATCAAAGCTGAATTTTCCTAGGCTGCCACAAGACCAAATTTATCTGCCGTTCATATTACAGACCAGCAAGCACAGGCTTacatatatatggaaaaaaacaggcagaagtgAGAGGCATGTCCTCCTTAAAGGTACTAAGGGGGTTACTGTTGCTTACACTAGAGACAGCAAGGGGCTGCCTGTCACAGTGAATGATACTACCTGCTTCCTAACCTCTGCCATATGCTATACCTCCCGCTTCTGAGGAGAGCCATATGGATTGTCTGCCCAAGCAAGATTAATTTCAGCTACCAACTACCTGGAAATCGCTTCCTCTGCACATgttataaatatttctatttaatttgGTTTCTGTATTCTCTAATACCTAATACAGATAAATTTTTGAAGAATAATAAAAGCCTTAAAAAAGCTCTAGATTCCAACCTCATCTTCTTTCACTAGCATTTTGCTGGCCAAGCAAGGCCAAGTCAATTAATACATAATAAAGGATTCTCAAAATTCAACGGTGAACTTGCAGAAAGCATTTAGATGATGAAGTGTTATTGCCTACGGTTGTGTTATCTATGTTATTGTCTATGCACATTAATTTGTCCCTGCATTTAGCTACTTTATATTGGTGTCCCTCAACAGCTTCCCACACCAGCGCTTGTAAGAGAAAACCAAGGACTCCAGAAGTTGCAGGAGCTGGTTTCCTCTTAATCCACACAAGGCAGCTAATTTCCTTGCTGGAGAACTCACCTTATTCATGTCAAACGTGCGGAACATCTGCTCGATGTACTCATTGGCCTCTGGATCCAGCCCTCGAAGCCCGAAGAACTGTTTGAATTCGTGCTCCGTCAGCTGTCCGGAAGGACATTCCGTCATGAACTTTTTGTACCAGTGGTGGATCTCAACAGTCTGCAGATCATCCACCGTGGAGCTGCTGTTGTTCCCCATGCGTACGGCCGGTCGGAAGGAGGAACACGCCAGGACTCACCCTCTTCCCCCTGCGGCTCTCGCAGGACTGCCCATCTGTTCCCCTCCACATTCAGCCTTAGTCTCGGTCGAGTGAGGGATCTAACTTTCCAGAAGCCAATTATAAATTTTAATCTGCTTAGGGGCTGATTTAGAAACCTGAAAGTTTCAATGATATAAACAGCTTCCTTAAAATGGAAAGAAGGTACAAGATAATCTACCAAATCACTGCTATTTCAGGAGCCAAAtcagaaagggtgagaaggttagTCAGATGCTGGCATCAGGGACTACGCTGGTTTTACACACTACTCTGTTTTTAACTTTGATGTAGTTATGCATGAAGATGCGGGGAAAAGGCTACAAGCTGTGGGATTTAAGGTGGAATAAAATTATGATCTACTCCTCTAATCGTATTTGAGAGTCTGTCTTCTCAGGCAGAGATCATTTTGCGTCCAGGACCAGACCATATCGCAGAAATTACACAGGACTGTAGATATCAGGTAATGCAATAAAAAGCTTGTCTCCACTCACACAAAGGAGCACGGAAGAACAACggcaggtggggaaactgaacaatgccctgccctggctgctgccaggccATCGCAGGAGAGCGACCAGCCCCGGAGAGGCTCATCTGCACATGCACAAGGAGCAGAGACACGCGCGGGCCGGCGGCAGATCCCCAATAACCCGGTCAGGGAAAGGGGGCCCCTGGCCTGGCCCCTCAGGAGACCATCAGCCCCATGGGCCCTGTGAGACCCCCATTACGGCGAGTCAAGGGGAGAGGATctccaggggaaagggagggatcacgGTGGTTTTGGTAGTAATAAACgtgggaaaatagagggataaggggataaaaggggctggtTGCCTGTAAACAGGTTGCTGGTCAGTATGCGTGCCTGGCCATGCTCTGCACCTGATCAGCACGGTCTGTCTCTTCTTCTCATTAAACTCCGTTTCTAACTGTTTTCTGGGGTGAGGAGCTCTCTGTTCTGTGTGCATACGTACggaggtctgagtgccagcagctgcagagggaccACGGCTCACGTGGACCCGCGCGTCCAGGGTGCCGGCAGCTGGAGCGAGGGAGCGAGGGAGCGTGCACGTGTCAGTGTGCGATCGCTAGCGAGTATCAAGCCAAACTAGCCAGCAAGCAGGTTAAGCGGCTTGGGAGCcaggtgtgtctgtgtgtcttgGAGTGAGACGACTGGAAGAACCGACCACTGGAGGGACCGGAGGgtcccaggcagctgctccagAGACCCTAAGTTCTGGGGATGAGCTGACAGACCCGCTTGTGTGCATGGTCTGCGCAGGAGGCAACTGGGGAGAGcagggatccagggccagctACCGGAGGGACTGAGAATCTGATCCCAGTTACTGGAGGGACCCACagtgtgtgtgctggtgtgtgcAAGGGGATCTGCACCAGCAAACGGAGAGGGGCCGCTGGCTTGGGGGCTCACAGGCAGCTGAGGAGACCGAGGATCCAGGGGCAGGCACTGGACAGACTGAGGGTCCAAGCCCAGCTACAGGAGGGATCCACattgcacatatatacatatatatatgtgtgtgtatatatatatatatatatatatatatatgtttcctACTAGCAGACATTCATCCTGAtcagagagagaacaaaaatgaGGCTGTCAGTGCTGCTTGTGTTGGGTGAGTTCTCAGTGTTTCTGTATCTGTGGATGTGTGTGGCTGGCCATGTGTATACTGCAGAATCACGgaagggttgaggttggcagggacctcgggagatcatccagtccatcccccctgctcaagcagggtcccctagagcaggttgcccagaactgtgtccagtcatattttgaatatctccaaggatggagactccacatcctctctgggcagcctgttccggtgctctgtcaccctcatagtggaaaaagtgttttcttacgttcagatggaattgcctgtgtttcggtgtgtgcccattgcctctcatctatcactgggcaccgctgaaaagagcctggctcccTTGTCTCTGCGCTGCCCTTTCAGATATTAACACACACAGATAAGGTCCCCTCCCGAGCCTTCTCCTCTctgggctgaacaggcccagttctcccAGTCTCCCCTCACacgacagatgctccagtcccttcatcatctcgGTGGCTCTTCGCTGGactccctccagcagctccatctctccctggctctgccgaGCCCAGCGCCGCACCCAGCACTGCTGAtgcggcctccccagggctgcgcagaggggaaggatcacctccctcgacctgctgccaACGCgctgcccggcgcagccccgAGCACCGTGGCCGCCTCGGCCACCAGGGCACGTTGCCGGCTCGCGGTCGGCTTCTCGTCCGCcgggactcccaggtccttctctgcagagctgctccccagcccgtggCCCCAGCCTGTGCCGGTGCGTGCGGCTGTTCCTGCCCGGCTGCAGCACTCTGCGCTTCCCTGtgctgaactccatgaggttcctctctgcccgtccgtctctccagcctgtccgggtccctctgaagggcagcacggCCCTCCGGGGTGTCAGCCGctctgcccagcctgccatcaccaGCAGACTTGCTGCGGGCGCCCTGTCCCATCAGCCGCGTCACTGATGAAGAgattgaacaggactggacccagtattgacccctggggtatatcactagttactggcctccaaatGGACTTTGGCCCCCAATTCACacattttcatct from Dromaius novaehollandiae isolate bDroNov1 chromosome 1, bDroNov1.hap1, whole genome shotgun sequence encodes the following:
- the LOC112989981 gene encoding guanylyl cyclase-activating protein 1-like, with amino-acid sequence MGNNSSSTVDDLQTVEIHHWYKKFMTECPSGQLTEHEFKQFFGLRGLDPEANEYIEQMFRTFDMNKDGYIDFMEYVAALSLVLRGKMEQKLRWYFKLYDVDGNGCIDRHELLNIIKAIRAINGGDHETSAEEFTNRVFNKIDVNGDGELSLDEFVEGARKDEEFMEVMMKSLDLSHIVAMINNRRHSV